A window of the Euzebya pacifica genome harbors these coding sequences:
- a CDS encoding mismatch-specific DNA-glycosylase yields the protein MPTPAPDPDLQPIDDVLPTRVANLRLLICGINPGVASARTNRHYAGPGNRFWPALSASGLVPHLVGPDDQHLLPGWGIGMTNLVARPSARATEVTAAELRDGGERLLAFVAQHRPVVTAVLGVTTFRIAFAQPTAQRGPQPDRPDLWVLDNPSGLNAHTSVTALATALAAAGRAAGLDPAR from the coding sequence GTGCCCACCCCCGCGCCGGACCCCGACCTGCAGCCGATCGACGACGTCCTGCCGACCCGCGTCGCCAACCTGCGCCTGCTGATCTGCGGCATCAACCCGGGGGTGGCGTCGGCCCGGACCAACCGCCACTACGCCGGCCCCGGCAACCGGTTCTGGCCGGCGCTGTCAGCCAGCGGGCTGGTCCCCCACCTGGTCGGACCCGACGACCAGCACCTGCTGCCGGGGTGGGGCATCGGCATGACCAACCTGGTGGCCCGCCCGTCGGCCAGGGCCACAGAGGTGACAGCGGCGGAGCTGCGCGACGGCGGTGAACGGCTGCTGGCGTTCGTCGCGCAGCACCGACCCGTCGTCACCGCGGTCCTCGGGGTGACCACCTTCCGGATCGCCTTCGCCCAGCCGACCGCGCAGCGCGGTCCACAACCGGACCGCCCGGACCTGTGGGTGCTCGACAACCCCTCCGGCCTCAACGCCCACACCAGCGTCACCGCCCTGGCGACGGCACTCGCCGCGGCAGGTCGGGCTGCCGGGCTCGACCCCGCCCGTTGA
- a CDS encoding 5'-3' exonuclease, protein MHVHLIDGTYELFRHHYSPRNNDPERGAIRGVLRSMVWLLEQGGPDGTPVTHVGVATDHVIESFRNALWPTYKSSAGMPPELTAQFHPLEDALRALGLTVWAMTDLEADDALATAAAQAAADDRVEQVVIATPDKDLGQCVVGDRVVQWDRMRGTVRDADGVFDKFGVPPAAIPDWLALVGDTADGFPGIPGFGAKTAATLLTRFGRIVDIPTDPTGWGKGVRGAARLAETLAERRAEAELFTTLATLVTDGDIGTTVDDLEWTGPTEDFAQLCTTLDADDLPERVAAVLEAPADPGDVAL, encoded by the coding sequence ATGCACGTCCATTTGATCGACGGGACCTACGAGCTGTTCCGCCACCACTACTCCCCGCGAAACAACGACCCCGAACGGGGAGCGATCCGGGGCGTGCTGCGCAGCATGGTGTGGTTGCTGGAGCAAGGCGGTCCCGACGGCACCCCTGTCACCCACGTCGGCGTGGCCACCGATCACGTCATCGAGTCGTTCCGCAACGCCCTGTGGCCGACCTACAAGTCGTCGGCGGGGATGCCCCCGGAGCTGACGGCCCAGTTCCACCCCCTGGAGGATGCGCTGCGGGCCCTCGGGCTGACGGTCTGGGCCATGACCGACCTCGAGGCCGACGACGCCCTGGCGACTGCCGCCGCGCAGGCCGCCGCGGACGACCGCGTCGAGCAGGTGGTCATCGCGACCCCCGACAAGGACCTCGGGCAGTGCGTCGTGGGCGACCGCGTCGTGCAGTGGGACCGCATGCGGGGCACCGTCCGCGACGCCGACGGCGTGTTCGACAAGTTCGGCGTGCCCCCCGCCGCCATTCCCGACTGGCTGGCGCTCGTCGGGGACACCGCCGACGGCTTCCCGGGCATCCCAGGCTTCGGCGCCAAGACCGCCGCGACCCTGCTGACCCGGTTCGGCCGCATCGTCGACATCCCGACCGACCCGACCGGGTGGGGCAAGGGTGTCCGTGGCGCCGCCCGGCTCGCGGAGACCCTCGCCGAGCGCCGCGCCGAGGCCGAGCTGTTCACCACGCTCGCCACCCTCGTCACCGATGGCGACATCGGCACCACCGTCGATGACCTGGAGTGGACCGGCCCGACCGAGGACTTCGCCCAGCTCTGCACGACCCTCGACGCCGACGACCTGCCCGAACGGGTCGCGGCGGTGCTCGAGGCCCCCGCCGACCCCGGAGACGTTGCCCTGTGA
- a CDS encoding GAF and ANTAR domain-containing protein, which translates to MVDQHALRDTLADYAATIARGYDIGQVLYRLSDQVMHVLEVDGAGVSIADGDTLRFVSATDDSVVRIEETQIEARQGPCQDAFAAGEVVFSSDLRHEDRWPVYRPVALDNGCVAVAGVPLLTADVRIGALNVYSRSVTSWNDGSLDVARILADMAAGYVTNAATLARSEQLTRNLQHALDSRVVIEQAKGILAERHNEPTAQAFERLRTAARDSRRPIHDVAGDVVDGRPLP; encoded by the coding sequence ATGGTCGACCAGCATGCCCTGCGTGACACCCTTGCCGACTACGCGGCCACCATCGCCCGGGGATACGACATCGGGCAGGTGCTCTACCGGCTGTCGGACCAGGTGATGCACGTGCTCGAGGTCGACGGCGCCGGGGTCTCCATCGCTGACGGCGACACGCTGCGGTTCGTCAGCGCCACCGACGACAGCGTCGTCCGCATCGAGGAAACGCAGATCGAGGCCCGCCAGGGACCGTGCCAGGATGCCTTCGCGGCCGGTGAGGTCGTGTTCTCCTCCGACCTGCGCCACGAGGATCGCTGGCCCGTGTATCGCCCCGTCGCCCTGGACAACGGGTGCGTCGCGGTCGCCGGAGTGCCGCTGCTCACCGCCGACGTGCGCATCGGCGCGCTCAACGTCTACAGCCGATCGGTGACCAGCTGGAACGACGGCTCCCTCGACGTCGCCCGGATCCTGGCCGACATGGCCGCCGGGTACGTCACCAACGCCGCCACCCTGGCGCGCTCCGAGCAGCTGACGAGGAACCTGCAGCACGCGCTGGACAGCCGTGTGGTGATCGAGCAGGCCAAGGGCATCCTCGCCGAACGCCACAACGAACCGACGGCCCAGGCGTTCGAGCGCCTCCGAACCGCTGCCCGCGACAGCCGCCGGCCGATCCACGACGTCGCCGGCGACGTCGTCGACGGACGTCCCCTGCCGTAG
- a CDS encoding DNA polymerase III subunit alpha has protein sequence MTADFVHLASRTCYSLRDGVIRPRELARATATMGAGAVGFADRAGLYGGVRVAQACAAEGVRPIFGADLALHPEDDRPGWGISRASASGIGRVMGPGSGQAWLEDDAPRVTLIAADIDGFATLNRTVTDHHLSSVRADPHLRWDAASQRLGATDGLFVMLTDRSPVGRLLAAGRGDAARAEAQRWMDVVGPDRLLVGVTHHLAPGDDDTARRTFALADELGLRAVAHQAARYLRREDARVADVMDAVRQQVPLAQHHSSRRNAEGYLKTPEEMARVFAERPDAIANTMWVADRCHVDMGLGRLRVPDFASATPDQAADPGWALAELRHRCETGMKERFAVVEDRHTELLDREMDMVRQLGLAPYFLTVAEVMGRIRAKGILAACRGSAAGSLITYALRISDVDPIAHDLAFERFMNPYRDELPDIDIDVESARREDIYRDLLDTYGEHRVACVCMIETFKARMAIREVGKALGLPAGEVDYIAKSFPHVRAGDVRPALAHLPELQGLNIDSGHLALLFDVVERMDGFPRHVALHPSGVLLADATLRDIVPMERSAAGFAMAQYDKDDVEALGLCKLDVLAVRMLSSMAHCVEESRRTRGVDLDFDDVPWNDEGTYELIRSTRTLGMFQIESPGQRELIGKFQPEHQGDLVVDISLFRPGPVKGDMIKPFLRRRHGQEGTGVPHPLLDRALGETYGVIVYHEQVMRCVAAVTGCDLAEADLVRRRLGDPTQKAELERWIKAGAAARGIAPDVADWLWTALSQFASFGFCKAHAAAFSVPTYRSAWLKANLLPEFMAGVLTHDPGMYPRRLILDDARQFGVAILPLDINASARDYRVEVIREDEALALLGVHRSMELGGRGRLPRGWRWDGDRLVPSAGFDKGAATPGWRYGIRLALQDIERIDDHMIDSILAGRPFTSIEDLRLRTRLSQPVVESLAHSGALDAIGGVGLVVGDGGRAKTRRDLLLEVGERWSGLKRHDPKKPEQPIQLGLLAPAEAPGLPEYRDSERVRAELEVVGMDATRHVVTFYDTLLDTVGVTRASDLLDCRENQRVRIAGVKVATQTPPVKSGQRIIFLSLDDATGIGDATFFESVHDRCAWTVFHTWLLVVEGVVHRTGKRGVTVTADRAWDMRRLMTAWQQGWLDEALAEQGRPDDQANRDFGDGAPSETIRGAAGRSGIVMPGREQEHLQMVETVPYRPGGGGPGRGAGDAPGRPSRIGPNGATWADPAGRHPGVDPGDTRRLSRNDPRHPDRAEPDRTEPDRTDHPEPPRKLWHSSGGSAGR, from the coding sequence ATGACCGCCGACTTCGTGCACCTCGCATCCAGGACCTGCTACTCGCTGCGCGATGGGGTGATCCGCCCCCGCGAGCTCGCCAGGGCCACCGCCACGATGGGAGCCGGAGCCGTCGGGTTCGCCGACCGGGCGGGCCTCTACGGCGGGGTACGGGTTGCCCAGGCCTGCGCCGCGGAGGGGGTCCGTCCGATCTTCGGGGCCGACCTCGCGCTGCATCCCGAGGACGACCGTCCCGGATGGGGGATCAGCCGCGCGTCGGCCAGCGGGATCGGTCGGGTCATGGGGCCCGGGTCGGGCCAGGCATGGCTGGAGGACGACGCCCCACGCGTCACGCTGATCGCCGCCGACATCGACGGATTCGCGACCCTCAACCGGACCGTCACCGACCACCACCTGTCCTCGGTCCGCGCAGACCCGCACCTGCGGTGGGACGCCGCCAGCCAGCGGCTCGGTGCCACCGACGGGCTGTTCGTGATGCTGACCGACCGCTCGCCCGTGGGCCGGTTGCTGGCAGCGGGCCGTGGCGACGCGGCACGGGCCGAGGCTCAGCGCTGGATGGACGTCGTGGGCCCCGACCGGCTGCTGGTCGGGGTCACCCACCACCTGGCACCCGGTGACGACGACACGGCCCGGCGGACCTTCGCGTTGGCCGACGAGCTGGGACTGCGTGCCGTCGCCCACCAGGCTGCTCGGTACCTGCGTCGTGAGGACGCCCGCGTCGCCGACGTCATGGACGCGGTCCGCCAGCAGGTCCCGCTGGCCCAGCACCACTCCTCCCGCAGGAACGCCGAGGGGTACCTCAAGACCCCCGAGGAGATGGCCAGGGTGTTCGCCGAACGGCCCGATGCGATCGCCAACACCATGTGGGTGGCCGACCGCTGTCACGTCGACATGGGGCTGGGCCGACTGCGGGTCCCCGACTTCGCGTCTGCCACTCCCGACCAGGCGGCCGATCCCGGCTGGGCGCTGGCCGAGCTGCGCCACCGTTGCGAGACCGGCATGAAGGAACGGTTCGCCGTGGTCGAGGACCGTCACACCGAGCTGCTGGACCGCGAGATGGACATGGTCCGCCAGCTGGGGCTGGCCCCCTACTTCCTGACCGTGGCCGAGGTCATGGGACGCATCCGTGCCAAGGGCATCCTGGCCGCCTGCCGCGGGTCCGCTGCCGGATCGCTGATCACCTATGCCCTGCGGATCTCCGACGTCGACCCGATCGCCCACGACCTGGCGTTCGAGCGGTTCATGAACCCCTACCGCGACGAGCTGCCCGACATCGACATCGACGTGGAGTCGGCCCGCCGCGAGGACATCTACCGCGACCTGCTCGACACCTACGGCGAACACCGGGTCGCCTGCGTCTGCATGATCGAGACGTTCAAGGCGCGCATGGCCATCCGCGAGGTCGGCAAGGCGCTGGGGCTACCGGCCGGCGAGGTCGACTACATCGCCAAGTCCTTCCCCCACGTCCGCGCCGGCGACGTGCGTCCGGCCCTGGCCCACCTGCCCGAGCTGCAGGGCCTCAACATCGACTCCGGCCACCTGGCGCTGCTGTTCGACGTCGTCGAGCGGATGGACGGGTTCCCCCGCCACGTCGCGCTGCATCCCTCGGGGGTGCTGCTGGCCGACGCGACCCTGCGCGACATCGTGCCGATGGAACGGTCGGCTGCCGGCTTCGCGATGGCGCAGTACGACAAGGACGACGTCGAGGCGCTGGGGTTGTGCAAGCTCGACGTGCTGGCGGTCCGGATGCTGTCCAGCATGGCCCACTGCGTGGAGGAGTCCCGACGCACCCGTGGCGTCGACCTGGACTTCGACGACGTGCCGTGGAACGACGAGGGCACCTACGAGCTGATCCGCTCGACCAGGACCCTCGGCATGTTCCAGATCGAGTCGCCCGGCCAGCGCGAGCTGATCGGCAAGTTCCAGCCCGAGCACCAGGGCGACCTCGTCGTCGACATCTCCCTGTTCCGGCCAGGCCCCGTGAAGGGCGACATGATCAAGCCGTTCCTGCGGCGACGCCACGGGCAGGAGGGCACCGGGGTTCCCCACCCGCTGCTGGACCGTGCGCTGGGCGAGACCTACGGCGTGATCGTCTACCACGAACAGGTCATGCGCTGCGTGGCCGCAGTCACCGGCTGTGACCTGGCCGAGGCCGACCTGGTCCGCCGCCGGCTGGGTGACCCGACGCAGAAGGCCGAGCTCGAACGCTGGATCAAGGCGGGCGCTGCCGCGAGGGGCATCGCGCCGGACGTGGCCGACTGGCTGTGGACCGCGCTCAGCCAGTTCGCCTCCTTCGGGTTCTGCAAGGCCCACGCCGCCGCGTTCAGCGTGCCGACGTACCGCTCGGCGTGGCTGAAGGCCAACCTGCTGCCGGAGTTCATGGCCGGCGTGCTGACCCACGACCCGGGCATGTACCCGCGTCGGCTGATCCTCGACGACGCCCGACAGTTCGGGGTGGCGATCCTGCCGCTGGACATCAACGCCTCGGCCAGGGACTACCGGGTGGAGGTGATCCGCGAGGACGAGGCGCTGGCGTTGCTCGGGGTCCATCGGTCCATGGAGCTCGGTGGTCGGGGTCGGTTGCCCCGTGGCTGGCGCTGGGACGGCGACCGGCTGGTTCCCTCCGCCGGCTTCGACAAGGGGGCGGCGACACCGGGATGGCGCTACGGCATCCGGCTGGCCCTGCAGGACATCGAGCGGATCGACGACCACATGATCGACTCGATCCTGGCCGGCCGTCCCTTCACCTCCATCGAGGACCTCCGCCTGCGCACCCGCCTGTCACAGCCGGTGGTGGAGTCGCTGGCGCACTCGGGGGCGCTGGATGCGATCGGTGGAGTGGGGTTGGTGGTCGGTGACGGGGGGCGGGCCAAGACGCGGCGGGACCTGCTGCTGGAGGTGGGGGAGCGATGGAGCGGCCTCAAGCGCCACGACCCGAAGAAACCCGAGCAGCCGATCCAGCTGGGCCTGCTCGCCCCGGCCGAGGCCCCCGGACTGCCGGAGTACCGCGACAGCGAACGGGTGCGGGCGGAGCTGGAGGTCGTCGGCATGGACGCCACCCGACACGTCGTCACCTTCTACGACACGCTGCTGGACACCGTCGGGGTGACACGGGCAAGCGACCTGCTGGACTGCCGCGAGAACCAGCGTGTCCGCATCGCCGGGGTCAAGGTCGCCACCCAGACCCCGCCGGTGAAGTCCGGGCAGCGGATCATCTTCCTGTCCCTCGACGACGCCACCGGGATCGGCGACGCCACCTTCTTCGAGTCCGTGCACGACCGCTGTGCCTGGACGGTGTTCCACACCTGGCTGCTGGTGGTGGAGGGGGTCGTGCACCGCACCGGCAAGCGTGGGGTCACCGTCACCGCCGACCGGGCCTGGGACATGCGCCGCCTGATGACCGCTTGGCAGCAGGGGTGGCTGGACGAGGCGCTGGCCGAGCAGGGCCGACCCGACGACCAGGCCAACCGCGACTTCGGTGACGGTGCGCCGTCGGAGACCATCCGCGGTGCCGCCGGCAGGTCGGGCATCGTCATGCCGGGACGGGAGCAGGAGCACCTTCAGATGGTCGAGACCGTGCCCTACCGTCCCGGCGGAGGTGGTCCCGGGAGAGGGGCCGGGGATGCGCCGGGCCGGCCGTCACGCATCGGCCCCAACGGCGCGACCTGGGCCGACCCGGCCGGCCGCCATCCCGGCGTCGACCCGGGTGACACCCGACGGCTGTCGCGCAACGACCCCCGGCATCCCGACCGGGCCGAACCCGACAGGACCGAACCCGACAGGACCGACCACCCCGAACCGCCACGCAAGCTGTGGCACTCCTCCGGCGGATCGGCGGGCCGCTAG
- a CDS encoding sensor histidine kinase encodes MPSSVPAPVDPRTLARTAGLRQIHVPRLEEVDRRRAQLWGLSLLVAVGVPAIMVAVGINGLPDILRQTFDLRTARLAMLAMLVVVMGYVAEREITLRRLTSLLVEERVMTASLVNRVEELNLLLHATRAMNAALDLPHVLTEISRSAAALLRAESVVLYLLDGSAPDHLEVAAVHGPAGVEVGAAEALDAGLAGRAMHERDALLSTEDHRGARRAGVTGGVIAVPMEVRGQLVGVLQVAAGTPRDAFTEFDLRGVSVFANAAAAAIANARSYEDQLGRVASLLDADQAKDEFLTLVTHELRTPLTSMIGLLSTMSTRSTSLTPDQITEFAGIAQTQGWRLDRLIGDLLDSSRSQRRALEIHPEITPVDRVVRSAVRAVDQSTPDRDVRCEVPEGLVRVLDSDVLLRIVDNLLSNALKYTPADSPIVVRVSEEARGLRIDVVDHGDGIDPASRTALFDKFTRGADPYERGGLGLGLYVVQALAEAHAGRVEITETPGGGATFSVWLAAWSSMEPVDSPAAVD; translated from the coding sequence ATGCCGTCCTCCGTTCCAGCACCCGTCGACCCCAGGACGCTCGCGCGCACTGCGGGCCTGCGGCAGATCCACGTACCGCGCCTGGAAGAGGTCGATCGACGACGTGCCCAGCTGTGGGGACTGTCGTTGCTCGTCGCCGTCGGCGTGCCGGCCATCATGGTTGCGGTCGGGATCAACGGCCTGCCCGACATCCTCCGCCAGACCTTCGACCTGCGGACCGCACGGCTGGCCATGCTCGCCATGCTGGTGGTGGTGATGGGCTACGTCGCCGAACGCGAGATCACGCTCCGGCGCCTGACCTCCCTCCTGGTCGAGGAACGCGTGATGACCGCGTCGCTGGTGAACCGGGTGGAGGAGCTGAACCTGCTCCTGCACGCAACCCGGGCCATGAACGCCGCGCTGGACCTGCCGCACGTGCTGACGGAGATCTCCCGGTCCGCCGCAGCGCTGCTGCGGGCCGAGTCCGTCGTCCTGTACCTGCTGGACGGGTCCGCCCCCGACCACCTGGAGGTTGCGGCGGTCCACGGGCCGGCAGGCGTCGAGGTCGGTGCCGCAGAAGCGCTGGACGCAGGCCTTGCAGGCCGTGCGATGCACGAACGCGACGCACTGCTGTCCACCGAGGACCACCGCGGTGCGCGGCGTGCCGGTGTGACCGGTGGCGTGATCGCAGTGCCCATGGAGGTCAGGGGCCAGCTCGTGGGGGTGCTCCAGGTCGCCGCAGGTACGCCTCGGGACGCGTTCACCGAGTTCGACCTGCGTGGGGTCTCGGTGTTCGCCAACGCGGCGGCAGCCGCCATCGCCAACGCGCGGTCCTACGAGGACCAGCTCGGTCGTGTGGCCAGCCTGCTGGACGCCGATCAGGCCAAGGACGAGTTCCTGACGCTGGTCACCCACGAACTGCGAACGCCGCTCACGTCGATGATCGGCCTGCTGAGCACGATGTCGACCCGGTCCACGTCGCTGACCCCCGACCAGATCACGGAGTTCGCGGGCATCGCGCAGACCCAGGGCTGGCGGCTCGACCGCTTGATCGGGGACCTTTTGGACTCCTCCCGGTCCCAGCGTCGTGCGCTGGAGATCCACCCGGAGATCACCCCCGTCGACCGGGTCGTGCGCTCGGCGGTCCGTGCAGTCGACCAGTCCACCCCCGACCGCGACGTGCGCTGCGAGGTGCCCGAGGGCCTCGTCCGCGTGCTCGACTCCGACGTCCTGCTGCGGATCGTCGACAACCTGCTGTCCAACGCCCTGAAGTACACGCCGGCGGACTCCCCCATCGTCGTCCGGGTCTCCGAGGAGGCCCGAGGCCTGCGCATCGACGTGGTCGACCACGGCGACGGGATCGACCCGGCCTCGCGCACCGCGCTGTTCGACAAGTTCACGCGCGGCGCCGACCCGTACGAACGTGGCGGGCTGGGCCTTGGCCTGTACGTGGTTCAGGCGCTGGCCGAGGCCCACGCCGGCCGCGTCGAGATCACCGAGACACCCGGGGGTGGCGCGACCTTCAGCGTGTGGCTGGCCGCGTGGTCCTCGATGGAACCGGTGGACTCCCCAGCTGCGGTCGACTGA
- a CDS encoding putative bifunctional diguanylate cyclase/phosphodiesterase yields MDGIPWAAALLDEDGVVVGTSEEWRRIAAGDPERTTFVDVGERYLDALGRRAADHADDTAGRLGIVIRRVLDGGHAAAPVDYACHTPEGLAWYRIHVTSVPGGGATVIHLPVTSEVRTKLATQSQTLGVIELDTDLQARAVDDLWARSRGVGSDEDLGDGWWEAIHPADRSGLLGLLRDVGATGGPSTDPVVTDVRFWGADGEVSARAEVSAHGNEDGTLGLLVVLRRRDSHIAGIVGTDRIGRDALTGLPDRTVLSDHLRLALGRAERDGRRVALMFLDLDGFKPVNDTHGHVVGDRLLVMVGGRLSGCLRPSDLLVRHGGDEFVVVLTDVDDMQAVQEVAERMREALGRPFDLDGDLVAPLQLPGLSVSIGVATARGGEDPSTLLRRADAAMYLAKADGPGRIRTADGDVAAAGPVVDLSATMVEQAWSEGEFEVWFQPIVDLSDGRVEAVEALLRWRHPELGVLPASVFVPTAVSSGLIADLGWWALDRAMSTLPIDLGVDLYINVALSQFRDRDRLEGLIARLGNGAHRNRTVIELSEHVLNTDGVWVREAVAALRGASVRIAIDDFGAGFSSFSRLRHMPNDVLKVDDSIVRGIDRDPAAQRVLAGVLVLADALGLRVIAEGVEHTGEVRVLRSLGVSLAQGHLLAPAVSAEDLGGVIAGMKDTVSEFEHREG; encoded by the coding sequence ATGGACGGGATCCCGTGGGCGGCGGCGTTGCTCGATGAAGACGGCGTGGTGGTGGGCACGTCGGAGGAGTGGCGCCGGATCGCAGCGGGGGACCCGGAACGGACCACGTTCGTCGACGTCGGCGAGCGGTACCTCGACGCGCTCGGCCGCCGTGCCGCGGATCACGCGGACGACACCGCGGGGCGTCTCGGGATCGTGATCAGGCGCGTGCTCGACGGCGGCCATGCCGCCGCCCCGGTCGACTACGCCTGCCACACCCCCGAGGGCCTCGCCTGGTACCGGATCCACGTCACATCCGTGCCCGGCGGCGGGGCCACCGTCATCCACCTGCCCGTGACGAGCGAGGTGCGCACCAAGCTGGCAACGCAGAGCCAGACGCTGGGGGTCATCGAGCTGGACACCGACCTGCAGGCGAGGGCGGTTGACGACCTCTGGGCCCGAAGCCGCGGCGTCGGGTCGGACGAGGACCTCGGCGACGGGTGGTGGGAGGCGATCCACCCCGCCGACCGCTCCGGCCTCCTCGGCCTGCTGCGCGACGTCGGTGCCACGGGAGGACCCTCGACCGACCCCGTCGTGACCGACGTCCGCTTCTGGGGGGCGGACGGCGAGGTCAGCGCGCGGGCAGAGGTCAGCGCCCACGGCAATGAGGACGGGACCCTCGGGTTGCTCGTGGTCCTCCGTCGGCGGGACAGCCACATCGCCGGCATCGTCGGCACCGATCGGATCGGTCGGGACGCGCTGACCGGCCTGCCCGACAGGACCGTGCTGTCGGACCACCTGCGGCTGGCGCTCGGCCGCGCCGAACGGGATGGCCGCAGGGTTGCGCTCATGTTCCTGGACCTCGATGGGTTCAAGCCGGTCAACGACACCCACGGGCACGTGGTGGGGGACCGGTTGCTGGTGATGGTCGGGGGGCGCCTGAGCGGGTGCCTTCGTCCCTCCGACCTGCTGGTCCGCCACGGTGGCGACGAGTTCGTGGTCGTCCTCACCGACGTGGACGACATGCAGGCCGTGCAGGAGGTGGCGGAGCGCATGCGCGAGGCGCTGGGCCGGCCATTCGACCTCGACGGGGACCTCGTGGCACCGCTGCAGCTTCCCGGCCTGTCGGTGTCGATCGGGGTGGCGACGGCGCGAGGTGGCGAGGACCCCTCGACGCTGCTGCGGCGAGCCGACGCTGCGATGTACCTGGCGAAGGCCGACGGTCCGGGACGGATCCGCACCGCCGACGGCGATGTGGCTGCCGCAGGTCCGGTCGTGGACCTGTCGGCCACGATGGTCGAGCAGGCGTGGTCGGAGGGGGAGTTCGAGGTCTGGTTCCAGCCGATCGTCGACCTCTCCGACGGCAGGGTCGAGGCGGTCGAGGCGCTGCTGCGCTGGCGGCACCCCGAGCTGGGTGTACTCCCCGCCTCGGTGTTCGTCCCGACAGCGGTGTCATCGGGCCTGATCGCCGACCTCGGCTGGTGGGCCCTGGACCGGGCCATGTCCACGCTGCCGATCGACCTCGGCGTCGACCTGTACATCAACGTGGCGCTCAGCCAGTTCCGGGATCGTGACCGGCTCGAGGGGCTGATCGCCCGGTTGGGCAACGGTGCGCATCGCAACCGGACGGTGATCGAGCTCAGCGAGCACGTGCTGAACACCGATGGGGTGTGGGTGCGCGAGGCGGTGGCGGCGCTGCGGGGGGCGAGCGTGCGGATCGCCATCGACGACTTCGGGGCGGGCTTCTCCAGCTTCTCGCGCCTGCGGCACATGCCCAACGACGTGCTGAAGGTCGACGACAGCATCGTTCGGGGGATCGATCGTGATCCCGCCGCCCAGCGCGTCCTGGCGGGTGTGCTCGTGCTCGCCGATGCGCTTGGCCTGCGCGTGATCGCCGAGGGGGTCGAGCACACCGGGGAGGTGCGCGTGCTGCGCTCGCTCGGGGTGTCGTTGGCGCAGGGGCACCTGCTGGCGCCGGCGGTGTCGGCGGAGGACCTCGGTGGGGTCATCGCGGGGATGAAGGACACCGTCAGCGAGTTCGAGCACCGCGAGGGTTGA
- a CDS encoding GAF and ANTAR domain-containing protein produces MVDYAAFIDVFADYARTISRRYDVGDVMYRLADQVVEVLPVDGAGVSVADPDGGLQFVSATHEDVVRVEGVQITLGEGPCQDAFRTGASVVSDDLRDDGRWARYRTEARDAGFLAVAGIPMRADEQKIGALDLYRRDAGSWSEEDVATAQTLADMASGYILNAITLNESEELSERLRNALDSRVVIEQAKGILAERHGVPTADAFERLRRHARSTRNRIHDVARQVVEDDLRL; encoded by the coding sequence TTGGTTGACTACGCTGCGTTCATCGACGTGTTCGCGGACTACGCGCGCACCATCTCCCGCCGGTACGACGTCGGCGACGTCATGTACCGACTGGCCGACCAGGTCGTCGAGGTGCTGCCCGTCGACGGTGCGGGAGTATCGGTGGCCGATCCCGACGGCGGCCTGCAGTTCGTCAGCGCCACCCACGAGGACGTCGTCCGCGTCGAGGGTGTGCAGATCACCCTGGGCGAGGGACCGTGCCAGGACGCCTTCCGGACCGGCGCGAGCGTGGTGTCGGACGACCTGCGGGACGACGGGCGCTGGGCCCGGTACCGAACGGAGGCCCGGGACGCAGGGTTCCTCGCGGTGGCCGGCATCCCGATGCGTGCCGATGAGCAGAAGATCGGGGCGCTGGACCTGTACCGCCGCGACGCGGGCAGCTGGTCGGAGGAGGACGTCGCGACCGCCCAGACCCTGGCGGACATGGCCAGCGGGTACATCCTCAACGCCATCACCCTCAACGAGTCCGAGGAGCTCTCCGAGCGGCTCCGCAACGCGCTGGACAGCCGGGTGGTGATCGAACAGGCCAAGGGCATCCTCGCCGAACGCCACGGGGTCCCGACGGCTGATGCCTTCGAACGCCTCCGGCGCCACGCCCGCAGCACCCGGAACCGAATCCACGACGTCGCCCGGCAGGTCGTGGAGGACGACCTGCGGTTGTGA